Proteins encoded within one genomic window of Diceros bicornis minor isolate mBicDic1 chromosome X, mDicBic1.mat.cur, whole genome shotgun sequence:
- the HCFC1 gene encoding host cell factor 1 isoform X3, translating to MASAVSPANSPAVLLQPRWKRVVGWSGPVPRPRHGHRAVAIKELIVVFGGGNEGIVDELHVYNTATNQWFIPAVRGDIPPGCAAYGFVCDGTRLLVFGGMVEYGKYSNDLYELQASRWEWKRLKAKTPKNGPPPCPRLGHSFSLVGNKCYLFGGLANDSEDPKNNIPRYLNDLYILELRPGSGVVAWDIPITYGVLPPPRESHTAVVYTEKDNKKSKLVIYGGMSGCRLGDLWTLDIETLTWNKPSLSGVAPLPRSLHSATTIGNKMYVFGGWVPLVMDDVKVATHEKEWKCTNTLACLNLDTMAWETILMDTLEDNIPRARAGHCAVAINTRLYIWSGRDGYRKAWNNQVCCKDLWYLETEKPPPPARVQLVRANTNSLEVSWGAVATADSYLLQLQKYDIPATAATATSPTPNPVPSVPTNPPKSPAPAAAAPAVQPLTQVGITLLPQAAAAPPTTTTIQVLPTVPGSSISVPTAARTQGVPAVLKVTGPQATTGTPLVTMRPAGQAGKAPVTVTSLPAGVRMVVPTQSTQGTVIGSSPQMSGMAALAAAAAATQKIPPSSAPTVLSVPAGTTIVKTVAVTPGTTTLPATVKVASSPVMVSNPATRMLKTAAAQVGTSVSSAANTSTRPIITVHKSGTVTVAQQAQVVTTVVGGVTKTITLVKSPISVPGGSALISNLGKVMSVVQTKPVQTSAVTGQASTGPVTQIIQTKGPLPAGTILKLVTSADGKPTTIITTTQASGAGTKPTILGISSVSPSTTKPGTTTIIKTIPMSAIITQAGATGVTSSPGIKSPITIITTKVMTSGTGAPAKIITAVPKIATGHGQQGVTQVVLKGAPGQPGTILRTVPMGGVRLVTPVTVSAVKPAVTTLVVKGTTGVTTLGTVTGTVSTSLAGAGGHSTSASLATPITTLGTIATLSSQVINPTAITVSAAQTTLTAAGGLTTPTITMQPVSQPTQVTLITAPSGVETQPVHDLPVSILASPTTEQPTATVTIADSGQGDVQPGTVTLVCSNPPCETHETGTTNTATTTIVANLGGHSQPAQVQFVCDRQEAAASLVTSTVGQQNGSVVRVCSNPPCETHETGTTSTATTATSNMAGQHGCSNPPCETHETGTTSTATTAMSTIGASQQRDARHACAASTAPAVVRVSVAAGASQGAQGSVKPSCQTRQTSATSTTMTVMATRAPLLGPSLALEAGGHSTAFVQLAPASSQVRPSGPVGKDNPVACLGQRVSVGHQLEAHHTHTTNTPTTARSTMGAGEPGEAQGTLTPAYESSSGAAVTVTALEALLCPSATMTQVCSNPPCETHETGTTNTATTSSAGSAQRVCSNPPCETHETGTTHTPTTATSSGAAGQPEGGQQPPTGHPCETHQTTSTGTTMSISVGALLPDTTPSHRTLESSLEVAAPPTATPQAGASLLAPFPTQRVCSNPPCETHETGTTHTATTVTSNMSSNQDPPPAASDQGEVESTQSDSVNLTSSNAVTTTVSSTLTRAVTTVTQSTPVPGPSVPISSVTETTPGALTTEVPIPATITVTIANTETSDMPFSAVDILQPPEELQASPGPRQQLPPRQLLQPASTPLMGESAEVLSASQTPELQAAVDLSSTGDSSSGQEPASSAVVATVVVQPPPPTQSEVDQLSLPQELMAEAQAGTTTLMVTGLTPEELAVTAAAEAAAQAAATEEAQALAIQAVLQAAQQAVMAGTGEPMDTSEAAAAVTQAELGHLSAEGQEGQATTIPIVLTQQELAALVQQQQQLQEAQAQQQHHHLPTEALAPADSLNDPTIESNCLSELAGAVPSTVALLPSTATESLAPSNTFVAPQPVVVASPAKLQAAATLTEVANGIESLGVKPDLPPPPSKAPVKKENQWFDVGVIKGTNVMVTHYFLPPDDAVPSDDDSGTVPDYNQLKKQELQPGTAYKFRVAGINACGRGPFSEISAFKTCLPGFPGAPCAIKISKSPDGAHLTWEPPSVTSGKIIEYSVYLAIQSSQAGGEPKSSTPAQLAFMRVYCGPSPSCLVQSSSLSNAHIDYTTKPAIIFRIAARNEKGYGPATQVRWLQETSKDSSGTKPASKRPMSSPEMKSAPKKSKADGQ from the exons CGACCAACCAGTGGTTCATTCCGGCCGTGAGAGGGGACATCCCCCCTGGGTGTGCAGCCTATGGCTTCGTGTGTGATGGGACACGCCTGCTGGTGTTTGGTGGGATGGTGGAGTATGGGAAATACAGCAACGACCTCTATGAGCTCCAG GCAAGCCGGTGGGAGTGGAAGAGACTCAAAGCAAAGACGCCCAAAAATGGGCCCCCTCCATGTCCTCGGCTTGGGCACAGCTTTTCCCTTGTGGGCAACAAATGCTACCTGTTTGGGGGTCTGGCCAATGATAGCGAGGACCCCAAGAACAACATTCCCAG GTACCTGAATGACTTATACATCCTGGAATTGCGGCCAGGATCCGGAGTGGTAGCCTGGGACATCCCCATCACTTACGGCGTCCTGCCCCCACCTCGGGAGTCACATACTGCTGTGGTCTACACTGAGAAAGACAACAAGAAGTCCAAGCTGGTGATCTACGGAGGGATGAGTGGCTGCAGGCTGGGGGATCTCTGGACCTTGGATATCG AGACTCTGACTTGGAATAAGCCTAGTCTCAGTGGGGTGGCACCACTTCCTCGAAGTCTCCACTCGGCCACAACTATAGGAAACAA AATGTACGTGTTTGGTGGCTGGGTGCCTCTCGTCATGGATGACGTCAAAGTGGCCACACACGAGAAGGAGTGGAAGTGTACCAACACACTGGCTTGTCTCAACCTCG ATACCATGGCCTGGGAGACCATCTTGATGGACACGCTGGAGGACAATATTCCCCGGGCCCGAGCCGGCCACTGTGCTGTAGCGATCAACACCCGCCTGTACATTTGGAGTGGGCGCGATGGCTACCGAAAGGCCTGGAACAACCAGGTCTGCTGCAAGGACCTCTGGTACCTGGAAACAG AAAAGCCACCGCCCCCGGCCCGGGTACAACTGGTGCGAGCCAACACCAACTCCCTGGAGGTGAGCTGGGGGGCAGTGGCAACAGCCGACAGTTACCTTCTGCAGCTCCAGAAATATGACATTCCTGCCACGGCTGCTACTGCCACCTCCCCCACACCCAATCCAGTCCCATCTGTGCCTACCAACCCTCCCAAGAGCCCTGCCCCAGCAGCAGCCGCACCTGCCGTGCAGCCGCTGACCCAAGTAGGCATCACGCTCCTGCCCCAGGCTGCCGCCGCAcccccaaccaccaccaccatccaggTCCTGCCGACAGTGCCTGGCAGCTCGATTTCCGTGCCCACCGCAGCCAGGACTCAAG GTGTCCCTGCTGTTCTCAAAGTGACCGGTCCTCAGGCTACAACAGGAACCCCACTAGTCACCATGCGACCTGCTGGCCAGGCTGGGAAAGCCCCTGTCACCGTGACCTCCCTTCCTGCAGGCGTGCGAATGGTCGTGCCGACACAGAGCACCCAGGGGACG GTGATCGGCAGCAGCCCACAGATGAGCGGGATGGCTGCATTGGCAGCCGCAGCAGCCGCCACCCAAAAGATTCCTCCTTCTTCGGCGCCCACAGTGCTGAGTGTCCCAGCGGGCACCACCATTGTCAAAACCGTGGCCGTGACACCTGGCACTACCACCCTCCCGGCCACTGTGAAGGTGGCCTCCTCACCAGTCATG GTGAGCAACCCAGCCACTCGCATGCTGAAGACTGCAGCCGCCCAGGTGGGGACGTCCGTCTCCTCTGCTGCCAACACATCTACCCGCCCCATCATCACGGTGCACAAGTCGGGGACTGTGACAGTGGCCCAGCAAGCCCAGGTGGTGACCACGGTGGTGGGTGGGGTCACCAAGACCATCACCCTGGTGAAGAGCCCCATCTCCGTCCCAGGAGGCAGTGCTCTG atTTCCAATCTGGGCAAAGTGATGTCGGTGGTCCAGACCAAACCAGTTCAGACTTCAGCAGTAACAGGCCAGGCATCTACGGGCCCGGTGACTCAGATCATCCAG ACCAAAGGGCCCCTGCCGGCTGGGACCATTCTGAAACTGGTGACCTCAGCAGATGGCAAgcccaccaccatcatcactaccacGCAGGCCAGTGGGGCCGGGACTAAGCCCACCATCCTGGGCATCAGCAGCGTGTCTCCCAGCACCACCAAGCCTGGCACAACCACCATCATCAAGACCATCCCCATGTCGGCCATTATCACGCAGGCAGGCGCCACAG GTGTGACCAGCAGTCCTGGCATCAAGTCCCCCATCACCATTATCACCACCAAGGTTATGACTTCAGGGACTGGAGCGCCTGCCAAAATCATCACTGCTGTCCCCAAAATTGCAACTGGCCACGGGCAGCAAGGAGTGACCCAG GTGGTGCTAAAGGGGGCCCCTGGACAGCCAGGTACCATCCTCCGCACTGTGCCCATGGGAGGCGTCCGTCTGGTCACCCCCGTCACTGTCTCCGCCGTCAAGCCGGCCGTTACCACACTGGTTGTGAAGGGCACCACAG GTGTCACAACATTAGGCACAGTGACAGGCACCGTTTCCACCAGCCTCGCTGGAGCTGGGGGCCACAGCACCAGCGCCTCCCTGGCCACACCCATCACCACCTTGGGTACCATTGCCACCCTGTCAAGCCAGGTGATCAACCCCACTGCCATCACCGTATCAGCTGCACAGACCACACTGACAGCGGCCGGCGGGCTCACCACACCCACCATCACCATGCAG CCTGTCTCCCAGCCTACCCAGGTGACTCTGATCACGGCACCCAGTGGGGTTGAGACCCAGCCCGTGCATGACCTCCCTGTATCCATCTTGGCCTCGCCTACTACAGAACAGCCCACAGCCACAGTTACCATCGCTGACTCAGGCCAGGGTGATGTGCAGCCTGGCACCGTGACACTGGTGTGCTCCAACCCGCCGTGCGAGACCCATGAGACAGGCACTACAaacaccgccaccaccaccatcgtTGCTAACCTCGGGGGCCACTCTCAGCCCGCCCAGGTGCAGTTTGTCTGTGACAGACAGGAGGCAGCTGCTTCTCTCGTGACCTCGACAGTGGGGCAGCAGAATGGCAGCGTGGTTCGGGTCTGCTCGAACCCACCATGCGAGACCCACGAGACAGGCACCACCAGCACCGCCACCACCGCCACCTCCAACATGGCGGGGCAGCACGGCTGCTCGAACCCCCCCTGCGAGACCCACGAGACGGGCACCACCAGCACCGCCACCACCGCCATGTCAACCATTGGTGCCAGCCAGCAGCGAGACGCCCGGCATGCCTGTGCAGCCAGCACTGCTCCCGCTGTGGTCCGGGTCAGTGTGGCTGCTGGGGCGTCACAGGGAGCCCAGGGTTCCGTCAAGCCCTCCTGCCAAACCCGCCAGACCAGCGCAACCAGCACCACCATGACTGTGATGGCCACCAGGGCCCCGCTCCTTGGGCCAAGCCTGGCACTTGAGGCTGGCGGCCACAGCACTGCTTTTGTGCAGTTGGCCCCTGCAAGCAGCCAAGTCAGGCCCAGTGGCCCCGTCGGCAAGGACAACCCCGTAGCCTGCCTGGGTCAGCGGgtgtctgtggggcaccagctaGAGGCACATCACACCCACACAACCAACACCCCCACCACAGCCCGCTCCACCATGGGTGCCGGGGAGCCCGGTGAGGCACAGGGGACCCTCACACCTGCGTACGAGAGCTCGTCTGGTGCCGCTGTGACTGTGACAGCACTGGAAGCGCTGCTCTGCCCCTCGGCCACCATGACCCAAGTCTGCTCCAACCCGCCGTGCGAGACCCATGAGACAGGCACCACCAACACCGCCACTACCTCGAGCGCAGGCAGTGCCCAGCGGGTCTGCTCCAACCCGCCATGTGAGACCCATGAGACAGGCACCACCCATACACCTACCACCGCCACCTCCAGCGGGGCTGCGGGCCAGCCTGAGGGTGGGCAGCAGCCGCCTACCGGCCACCCCTGTGAGACACACCAGACCACTTCCACCGGTACCACCATGTCCATCAGCGTAGGGGCCCTGCTCCCCGACACCACTCCCTCCCACAGGACCCTGGAGTCCAGCTTGGAGGTGGCAGCACCGCCCACTGCCACCCCCCAGGCCGGCGCTTCGTTGCTGGCTCCTTTCCCTACACAGAGGGTGTGCTCCAATCCCCCCTGTGAGACGCACGAGACAGGCACCACGCACACGGCCACCACTGTCACCTCCAACATGAGCTCAAACCAAG ATCCCCCACCAGCTGCCAGTGACCAGGGAGAGGTGGAGAGTACCCAGAGTGACAGTGTGAACCTCACCAGCTCCAATGCCGTCACGACCACTGTGTCCTCCACGCTGACACGGGCTGTGACCACTGTAACGCAGTCCACGCCGGTCCCCGGCCCCTCAGTGCCG ATCTCATCAGTGACTGAGACTACCCCAGGGGCACTGACCACCGAAGTCCCCATTCCGGCCACGATAACGGTGACCATAGCCAACACAGAAACTTCTGACATGCCCTTCTCTGCTGTTGACATCCTGCAGCCCCCAGAGGAACTCCAGGCCTCGCCAGGGCCTCGCCAGCAGCTGCCGCCACGGCAACTCCTGCAGCCCGCCTCCACACCCCTGATGGGGGAGTCCGCCGAGGTCCTGTCAGCCTCCCAGACCCCTGAGCTCCAGGCCGCCGTGGATCTGAGCAGTACAGGGGACTCATCTTCAGGCCAGGAGCCTGCCAGCTCAGCCGTGGTGGCCACTGTGGTGGTCCAGCCACCCCCGCCCACACAGTCTGAAGTAGACCAGTTGTCACTCCCCCAAGAGCTGATGGCCGAGGCCCAGGCGGGCACCACCACCCTCATGGTAACAGGGCTCACCCCTGAGGAGCTGGCAGTGACTGCTGCCGCTGAAGCGGCTGCCCAGGCCGCAGCCACagaggaagcccaggccctggCCATCCAGGCAGTGCTCCAGGCTGCCCAGCAGGCTGTCATGG CAGGCACCGGGGAACCCATGGACACATCCGAGGCGGCGGCAGCTGTGACGCAGGCAGAGCTGGGCCACCTGTCAGCTGAGGGCCAGGAGGGCCAGGCCACCACTATCCCCATCGTGCTAACGCAGCAGGAGCTGGCTGCTCtggtgcagcagcagcagcagctgcaggaggCACAGGCCCAGCAGCAGCACCATCACCTCCCCACTGAGGCTCTGGCCCCTGCTGACAGCCTCAATGACCCAACTATCGAGAGCAACTGCCTCAGTGAGCTGGCCGGGGCCGTTCCCAGCACTGTGGCCCTGCTGCCCTCCACGGCCACCGAGA GCCTGGCTCCTTCCAACACATTTGTGGCCCCCCAGCCAGTTGTGGTAGCCAGCCCCGCGAAGCTGCAGGCGGCGGCTACCCTCACTGAAGTGGCCAATGGCATCGAGTCCCTGGGCGTG AAGCCAGACCTACCACCGCCACCCAGCAAAGCCCCTGTAAAGAAGGAGAACCAGTGGTTTGATGTGGGGGTCATTAAGGGCACCAATGTCATGGTGACACACTATTTCCTTCCACCAGATGATGCTGTCCCATCTGAT GATGACTCGGGCACTGTCCCAGACTATAACCAGCTAAAGAAGCAGGAGCTGCAGCCGGGCACGGCCTATAAGTTTCGTGTTGCCGGGATCAATGCCTGTGGCCGAGGGCCTTTCAGCGAGATCTCAGCCTTTAAGACGTGTCTGCCTGGTTTCCCAGGGGCCCCCTGTGCCATTAAAATCAGCAAA AGTCCAGATGGTGCTCACCTCACCTGGGAGCCGCCgtctgtgacctcgggcaagatCATTGAGTACTCGGTGTACCTGGCCATCCAGAGCTCGCAGGCCGGTGGTGAGCCCAAGAGCTCGACCCCAGCCCAGCTTGCCTTTATGCGGGTGTACTGCgggcccagcccctcctgcctcGTGCAGTCCTCCAGCCTCTCCAACGCCCACATCGACTACACCACCAAGCCTGCCATCATCTTCCGCATTGCTGCCCGCAACGAGAAGGGCTACGGCCCAGCCACCCAAGTGAGGTGGTTGCAAG